Proteins from a genomic interval of Meiothermus sp.:
- a CDS encoding SCO family protein produces MPRRAIWITLLAGLPLLLAGAAFLLSRDTYQPYGTRLLNVRPAEANQFTLTAHDGSSKSLSDFQGKVVLIFFGFVNCPDVCPTTLLELSKVYKALTPAEQARVQVLLISVDPERDTLEKLRDYVTFFSPSFIGLTGTPEQIAEVAKRYGVFYQKSQIKSAAEYNVDHTATVFALDPKGQLRLVYGNGKAAETERVVEDVRWLLR; encoded by the coding sequence ATGCCACGTCGAGCAATTTGGATCACCTTATTGGCTGGCCTGCCTTTGCTGCTGGCGGGGGCGGCTTTTCTGCTATCTCGAGACACCTACCAGCCCTACGGAACCCGGCTTCTGAATGTTCGGCCAGCCGAGGCCAATCAGTTTACCCTCACCGCCCACGACGGCTCGAGCAAAAGCCTGTCCGACTTTCAGGGTAAGGTGGTTCTGATCTTCTTTGGCTTTGTGAACTGCCCGGATGTCTGCCCCACCACCTTGCTCGAGCTCAGCAAGGTCTACAAAGCCCTGACCCCCGCCGAGCAGGCGCGGGTGCAGGTTTTGCTCATCTCGGTAGACCCTGAGCGAGACACCCTGGAAAAGCTAAGGGACTACGTCACCTTCTTTAGCCCCAGCTTTATCGGGCTGACCGGAACCCCCGAGCAGATCGCCGAGGTGGCCAAACGCTACGGGGTTTTTTATCAAAAATCCCAGATCAAGTCGGCCGCTGAGTACAACGTAGACCACACCGCTACGGTCTTCGCCCTCGACCCCAAGGGACAACTGCGCCTCGTGTACGGCAACGGTAAAGCCGCCGAAACGGAACGGGTGGTAGAGGACGTGCGCTGGCTGCTGCGCTGA
- a CDS encoding MazG family protein has product MERLLEVMRRLRGPDGCPWDKEQTHQSLRPYLLEEAAEAVDAIGKGDPNELAEELGDVLLQVAFHSVIAEQAGTFTYSQVEQHIVDKLIRRHPHVFGDVQADTPEAVTANWNAIKAQEGKTAQSICDQVPRSLGALARAAEIQKKMGYAFPGKDRLMDALEAGNLAEALWLMVAWCREEKINPEILLRERCEESCS; this is encoded by the coding sequence ATGGAGCGTTTACTCGAGGTCATGCGGCGTTTGCGGGGCCCGGACGGCTGTCCCTGGGACAAGGAGCAAACCCACCAAAGCCTGCGCCCCTACCTGCTCGAGGAGGCCGCCGAAGCCGTAGATGCCATTGGCAAGGGTGACCCCAACGAGCTCGCCGAGGAACTGGGGGATGTGCTGTTGCAGGTGGCCTTTCATTCGGTGATTGCCGAGCAAGCGGGCACCTTTACTTATTCACAGGTGGAGCAGCACATTGTGGATAAGCTCATCCGGCGTCACCCCCACGTGTTCGGCGACGTGCAGGCCGACACCCCCGAGGCCGTTACCGCCAACTGGAACGCCATTAAGGCCCAGGAGGGCAAAACCGCCCAGTCTATTTGCGACCAGGTGCCGAGAAGCCTGGGGGCCCTGGCCCGCGCCGCCGAGATCCAGAAAAAAATGGGGTACGCCTTTCCCGGAAAAGACCGACTGATGGACGCTCTCGAAGCGGGCAACCTGGCCGAGGCCCTGTGGCTGATGGTGGCCTGGTGTCGGGAGGAAAAAATCAATCCGGAGATTCTGTTGCGCGAGCGATGTGAGGAAAGCTGTTCATAA
- a CDS encoding CoA pyrophosphatase, with protein sequence MKSDLLKALVARSPQPLVRPEGFVDAAVLLPVWEGQLLFTVRSAHLPHHAAQISFPGGRFDDDESAEEAALREAWEEVGLNSEHVEILGHLNPTLSPFGFRIFPLLGRITQEPQLTPNPAEVETLLWVPIEELLAAPAYAEERTPPPGNRFPNGLGGEFSEIEGQLRRKVWHYPWRGYDIWGVTGNIVHDFLERLRQVRLFTDSAPG encoded by the coding sequence ATGAAATCGGATCTGCTCAAAGCCCTCGTTGCCCGCTCCCCTCAACCATTGGTGAGGCCGGAGGGCTTCGTGGATGCCGCCGTGCTGCTGCCGGTATGGGAGGGACAGCTTTTGTTCACCGTACGCAGCGCCCACCTCCCCCACCATGCCGCCCAAATTAGCTTTCCGGGGGGCCGCTTTGACGATGACGAAAGCGCAGAGGAAGCTGCCTTGCGCGAGGCCTGGGAAGAGGTGGGGCTCAACTCGGAGCACGTGGAAATCCTGGGACACCTCAACCCCACCCTCTCGCCTTTTGGCTTCCGGATATTTCCTTTGCTGGGCCGGATTACCCAGGAACCCCAGCTCACCCCCAACCCCGCGGAAGTAGAAACCCTGCTCTGGGTGCCCATTGAGGAGTTGCTGGCCGCTCCAGCTTACGCCGAAGAGCGTACGCCCCCACCGGGCAACCGCTTTCCAAATGGCCTGGGCGGGGAGTTCTCCGAGATAGAAGGCCAGCTACGGCGCAAAGTCTGGCATTATCCCTGGCGGGGCTACGACATCTGGGGTGTGACCGGGAACATTGTGCACGATTTCCTCGAGCGCCTCCGCCAGGTACGCCTTTTTACAGATTCAGCCCCTGGCTGA
- a CDS encoding IS256 family transposase: MDQDTLQMILREAVRETATEVLQILLDADREAFLREHGGRKNGYYPRRLSTRFGSVNLQMPRDREGCYYPSFLEPYARRLVDVGEVAVALYAAGVTQRKAAEVLSLLLGHRYTHETLSSLTDQVLRAAEQYRQRPLPEELAVVYLDGLFLRVMRDDLGVQQEAVYVALGITPSGERQVLGFWLLPAESALAWEEVLKGLWQRGLRRVLLFVTDGLPGMEAAIQRVYPGAEWQRCVVHMVRSSLAQVRARDRGAVAEHLRGVYRAESRQEALEGLERLRRTWGSRYPRLVSGWWEDSAALLRFYGYPKVLWPYLRSTNPMERFIREIRRSTKVRDHKFPTTEAVFKVLYLESERQEGKWTERTLRGFAEAKEMLEQMLKERYFPSTQTATHKS, from the coding sequence ATGGATCAGGATACCCTACAGATGATTTTGCGCGAAGCGGTAAGGGAAACAGCCACCGAGGTCTTGCAGATTCTGCTGGACGCCGACCGGGAGGCCTTCTTGCGGGAACACGGAGGACGCAAAAACGGCTACTACCCCAGGCGGCTTTCGACCCGCTTTGGTTCAGTGAACCTCCAGATGCCCAGGGATCGCGAGGGGTGCTACTATCCCAGCTTCCTGGAACCTTATGCCCGGCGCCTGGTGGACGTGGGGGAGGTGGCCGTGGCCCTGTATGCCGCCGGGGTGACGCAGCGCAAAGCGGCGGAGGTGCTGAGCCTGTTGCTGGGGCACCGCTATACCCACGAGACCCTTAGCAGCCTGACCGACCAGGTCTTGCGGGCGGCGGAGCAGTACCGCCAGCGGCCTTTGCCGGAGGAACTGGCCGTGGTCTACCTGGACGGTCTGTTTCTGAGGGTCATGCGGGACGACCTGGGGGTTCAGCAAGAGGCGGTGTATGTGGCGCTGGGCATCACCCCCAGCGGGGAGCGGCAGGTGCTGGGCTTCTGGCTCCTGCCCGCAGAGAGCGCTCTGGCCTGGGAGGAGGTGTTGAAGGGCTTGTGGCAAAGGGGCCTACGGCGGGTCTTGCTCTTCGTGACCGATGGCCTTCCCGGCATGGAGGCGGCCATCCAAAGGGTCTACCCCGGCGCCGAATGGCAGCGCTGCGTGGTGCACATGGTGCGCTCCAGCCTGGCACAGGTGCGTGCACGGGATCGGGGGGCGGTGGCCGAGCATCTACGCGGGGTGTACCGGGCGGAAAGCCGACAGGAAGCCCTGGAAGGCCTGGAGCGGCTGCGGCGAACCTGGGGGTCGAGGTACCCGCGGCTGGTGAGCGGTTGGTGGGAGGACTCCGCGGCGCTGCTGCGGTTCTATGGCTATCCCAAGGTGCTGTGGCCCTACCTTCGGAGCACCAATCCGATGGAACGGTTTATCCGGGAGATAAGACGCAGTACCAAGGTACGGGATCACAAGTTTCCTACAACGGAGGCGGTGTTCAAAGTGCTGTATCTGGAGAGCGAAAGGCAGGAGGGCAAATGGACAGAGCGTACACTCAGAGGCTTTGCCGAGGCAAAGGAGATGCTAGAACAGATGCTGAAGGAGCGGTACTTCCCCTCTACACAGACTGCTACACATAAATCTTGA
- a CDS encoding PaaX family transcriptional regulator C-terminal domain-containing protein yields MRARSYLFTLYMEYLYPENRAWVGDLIRWMELLQFSEPAVRAAVSRSVKRGWIMPEKDGRRAYYRLSPRVSWQVEKVRERLYSYGAPWDGKWRILVYAVPETKRTVRDRFRNELILLGFGTPAPGVWISPNGSLEAARDLVGFYGLQNYVELFQAERFSSTPSLELIEKSFNLKAAQTRYRAFLAQKPPRAQSAEEAFVRLTHMIHQARKNLFLDPGLPPELTPPGFLGQQAKAQFLELYNQLSRQARPVFEPRSAAAD; encoded by the coding sequence ATGCGGGCGCGGTCTTATCTATTTACACTCTACATGGAGTACCTTTACCCAGAAAACCGGGCCTGGGTGGGGGACTTGATTCGCTGGATGGAACTGCTGCAATTCAGCGAACCCGCCGTGCGGGCCGCGGTCTCGCGCAGCGTCAAACGGGGCTGGATTATGCCAGAGAAGGATGGACGCCGCGCCTACTACCGGCTTTCGCCGCGGGTATCCTGGCAGGTCGAGAAGGTGCGGGAGCGCCTGTATAGCTATGGTGCGCCATGGGATGGCAAGTGGCGCATTTTGGTCTATGCCGTGCCGGAAACCAAGCGCACCGTGCGGGATCGCTTTCGCAATGAGCTAATCCTCCTTGGCTTCGGTACGCCGGCGCCGGGCGTCTGGATCAGCCCCAACGGCTCGCTCGAGGCCGCCCGCGACCTGGTGGGCTTTTACGGCCTGCAAAACTACGTTGAGCTGTTCCAGGCCGAGCGTTTTTCCAGCACACCCTCCCTCGAGCTCATCGAAAAATCCTTCAACCTGAAGGCGGCCCAGACCCGCTACCGGGCTTTTCTGGCCCAGAAGCCACCGCGGGCCCAAAGCGCCGAGGAGGCCTTTGTGCGCCTGACCCACATGATTCACCAGGCCCGCAAGAACCTTTTCTTAGACCCCGGCCTACCGCCCGAGCTCACCCCGCCGGGCTTTTTGGGGCAGCAGGCCAAGGCGCAATTCCTGGAACTGTACAATCAGCTTTCCCGGCAGGCCCGTCCGGTGTTTGAGCCCCGTTCGGCTGCTGCGGATTGA
- a CDS encoding MATE family efflux transporter produces MTADTRREIFTIALPVSLESTVQLALGFVNQVIVGTLGTATIAAVGLANNVLFIGILCLNTLGAGCAILASRARGRGDEAAVRRIVSFFIGFSSLLALALALPLGLEATPFLNLVGANPEVISIGGPYLSLVALSLPLITLSVVSSAAFRSIGKARIPMLVTIPTIALIPLLSWLFAFPLGMGAVGAAVAALVAQGIRAALLLGLLFASRWGLRWAWPDLRQIRPLLAQAVPLVLPLFITEVVFSGGVFLFALLFERLGTQELAVFQIVSNLEMVFITASAGLHYAATVLVAQFIGRADSPGVWAVSRQIWQIGLASAAIFGFIFALFAFLLPVLYPNTTPQVQEWAFWAVLLNALFQPVKVSNFIFFGTLASGGDTRFLLFSDFVTVFVVGLPLAWLLAFPLGLGLWGIFLGRLLGEETVRVSMFLWRYRSGRWFRLEAQPAASD; encoded by the coding sequence GTGACTGCCGATACCCGGCGCGAAATATTCACAATTGCCCTGCCGGTGAGCCTCGAGTCCACCGTTCAGCTAGCCCTTGGCTTCGTCAATCAGGTGATTGTGGGAACCCTGGGCACCGCCACCATTGCTGCGGTGGGGCTGGCTAATAACGTTCTGTTCATCGGTATTCTGTGCCTCAATACCCTGGGTGCGGGGTGCGCCATTCTGGCCAGCCGGGCCAGGGGACGGGGCGATGAGGCCGCGGTGCGGCGCATCGTGAGTTTTTTCATCGGATTTTCTTCGCTTCTGGCACTTGCGCTGGCCCTACCGTTGGGTCTGGAGGCCACCCCATTCTTGAACTTGGTAGGGGCCAACCCCGAGGTTATCTCGATTGGTGGGCCCTATCTTTCGCTGGTGGCACTGTCCTTGCCCCTAATCACCCTCAGCGTGGTGAGCAGCGCAGCTTTTCGCAGTATTGGTAAGGCCCGCATCCCCATGCTGGTAACCATCCCAACCATCGCCCTGATACCGCTATTGTCGTGGTTGTTTGCGTTTCCGTTGGGGATGGGCGCAGTAGGGGCGGCGGTGGCGGCCCTGGTGGCGCAGGGCATCCGGGCGGCGCTGTTGCTGGGGCTGCTGTTTGCAAGCCGCTGGGGGCTGCGTTGGGCCTGGCCCGACCTGAGGCAAATCCGGCCGCTGCTGGCCCAGGCCGTGCCGCTGGTGTTGCCGCTGTTCATCACCGAGGTGGTATTCAGCGGCGGGGTGTTTTTGTTCGCCCTGCTGTTCGAGCGTCTGGGCACCCAGGAATTGGCGGTGTTTCAGATTGTGAGCAACCTCGAGATGGTCTTCATCACCGCCTCGGCGGGCCTGCATTACGCGGCTACCGTGCTGGTGGCCCAGTTCATTGGGCGGGCCGACTCCCCCGGCGTCTGGGCAGTCTCGCGCCAAATCTGGCAGATTGGGCTGGCTTCGGCCGCCATCTTTGGCTTTATTTTTGCCCTGTTCGCTTTTCTCCTGCCGGTGCTCTACCCCAACACCACCCCGCAGGTGCAGGAATGGGCTTTCTGGGCCGTGCTGCTCAACGCGCTGTTCCAGCCGGTTAAGGTGTCCAACTTCATCTTTTTTGGCACCCTGGCCAGCGGGGGGGACACCCGTTTTTTACTGTTCTCCGATTTTGTGACAGTGTTTGTGGTGGGTTTGCCCCTGGCCTGGCTGCTGGCGTTTCCGTTGGGTTTGGGATTGTGGGGCATATTTCTGGGGCGGCTGCTGGGTGAGGAGACGGTGCGGGTGAGCATGTTTTTGTGGCGTTATCGAAGTGGGCGGTGGTTTCGCCTCGAGGCCCAGCCAGCGGCTTCCGATTAG
- a CDS encoding aspartate aminotransferase family protein → MNTPIWNTERLIEQDIAHHLHPVTNLHRHKEQGPLVLVEGKGSKVRDSEGRWYIDGFAGLWNVNVGYGRQELVEAARRQMAQLAFQPTFFGLATPPVIELAAKMHQLLPHHSHFQFTSGGAESNETAIKIARYYWALSGQPQKTKIISRRMAYHGIAMGALAATGVPAYHADFGPLPPGFLYLSAPLAYRNNPGLSEAGFVAMLAQELEDLILREGPETIAAFIGEPVQGAGGVVPPPEGYWQAIVPILKKYEILLIADEVITGFGRTGEMFAQTTYGFQADITSFAKGITSGYVPLGGVGISPQIFERISAPDRMFMHGFTYSGHPVACAVALANIEIIEREQLWINAQKRGEQLLRRLQALETHPHVGNVRGKGLMALVEVVEDKASKKTFDPARGIGGRLMQVSRAKGVIVRCNDTGFAIAPPLVITEQEIDELVNALAETLDEVLGA, encoded by the coding sequence ATGAACACCCCCATCTGGAACACCGAGCGCCTGATTGAACAGGACATCGCCCATCACCTGCACCCCGTCACCAACCTGCACCGCCACAAAGAACAGGGCCCGCTGGTGCTGGTCGAGGGGAAGGGCTCTAAGGTGCGTGACAGCGAGGGCAGGTGGTACATTGATGGGTTCGCCGGGCTCTGGAATGTGAATGTGGGCTACGGGCGCCAGGAGCTGGTGGAGGCCGCCCGGCGGCAGATGGCCCAGCTGGCCTTTCAGCCCACTTTTTTTGGGCTGGCTACCCCCCCGGTCATCGAGCTGGCGGCCAAGATGCACCAGCTTCTGCCGCACCACTCCCATTTCCAGTTCACCTCGGGCGGGGCCGAGTCCAACGAGACCGCCATCAAGATTGCCCGCTACTACTGGGCCCTGTCGGGCCAGCCCCAAAAAACCAAGATTATCTCGCGGCGCATGGCCTACCACGGGATCGCCATGGGAGCGCTGGCCGCCACCGGCGTACCGGCCTACCACGCCGATTTTGGGCCGCTGCCGCCGGGGTTCTTGTACCTGAGCGCGCCACTGGCCTACCGCAACAATCCGGGGCTTTCGGAGGCCGGGTTTGTAGCCATGCTGGCCCAGGAACTCGAGGACTTAATCCTTCGGGAAGGCCCCGAGACCATCGCGGCCTTTATCGGAGAACCGGTGCAGGGGGCGGGGGGCGTGGTGCCACCCCCCGAGGGCTACTGGCAGGCCATCGTCCCCATTCTGAAGAAGTACGAGATTCTGCTAATTGCCGACGAGGTGATTACCGGCTTTGGCCGCACCGGCGAGATGTTCGCCCAGACCACCTACGGCTTCCAGGCCGACATCACCAGCTTTGCCAAGGGCATCACCTCGGGGTATGTGCCGCTGGGCGGGGTGGGCATCAGCCCGCAAATTTTCGAGCGCATTTCGGCCCCCGACCGCATGTTCATGCACGGTTTCACCTACTCGGGGCATCCGGTGGCCTGTGCGGTGGCCCTGGCCAACATCGAGATTATCGAGCGCGAGCAGCTTTGGATTAATGCCCAAAAGCGGGGTGAGCAGCTTTTGCGGCGGCTCCAGGCGCTCGAGACCCACCCCCACGTGGGCAACGTGCGCGGCAAGGGCCTGATGGCCCTGGTCGAGGTGGTGGAGGACAAAGCCAGCAAAAAGACCTTTGACCCAGCTAGAGGCATTGGGGGGCGGCTAATGCAGGTCAGCCGGGCAAAGGGCGTGATCGTGCGCTGCAACGATACCGGCTTTGCCATCGCCCCACCTCTGGTTATTACCGAGCAAGAGATCGACGAGCTGGTAAACGCCCTGGCCGAGACCCTGGACGAAGTCCTGGGTGCCTAA
- a CDS encoding folylpolyglutamate synthase/dihydrofolate synthase family protein → MTYSEAVEWLYAQTRAGAPRGLSRIRTLLQRLGHPEVAFPTVHVIGTNGKGSVVAYLEAAFKAAGERYGATTSPHLLDFRERIRTHLGLIPEAEVVHFVEWAQGQQFSEPVAFFDLTTALAFRHFAAVGISIAAIEAGVGGLLDATNVLPWVRATVLTNIGEDHLETLGGSLEGVARDKAGAVRTGVPVVTGAEGIGLEVIRAIAAERAAPLYVLSESGPLFDLPVQPSLQGRFQRQNARLAAAVLRLLGYDESTISTGLSTAQHPGRMQQLTYQGVPVVLDGAHNPPAARALVEELEGFHLVFGAFPRKDYRTILQTLLPKARSVRYTYAARGALRAEELLQAYPAPYFDHPLEALQHAVQSSQQDGSPVLVTGSLYLVGEMLRLLQGRAVDGLLTAESV, encoded by the coding sequence GTGACTTATTCGGAAGCGGTGGAATGGTTGTATGCCCAGACCCGTGCCGGGGCACCCAGGGGCCTGTCGCGGATTCGAACGCTGCTGCAACGCCTGGGCCACCCCGAGGTCGCTTTCCCTACCGTTCACGTGATTGGCACCAACGGCAAAGGCAGCGTGGTGGCCTATTTAGAGGCGGCTTTCAAGGCGGCCGGTGAACGCTACGGGGCCACCACCAGCCCCCATCTGCTGGACTTTCGCGAGCGTATTCGCACCCACCTGGGCCTGATTCCCGAGGCGGAGGTGGTGCATTTTGTGGAGTGGGCCCAGGGCCAGCAGTTTTCCGAGCCGGTGGCCTTCTTCGACCTCACCACGGCGCTGGCTTTTCGGCACTTTGCAGCGGTGGGTATCAGCATAGCGGCCATCGAGGCGGGGGTGGGTGGGCTGCTGGACGCTACCAACGTGTTGCCCTGGGTGCGGGCCACGGTCTTGACCAACATCGGGGAAGACCACCTAGAAACCTTGGGGGGGTCGCTCGAGGGCGTGGCCAGGGACAAAGCAGGCGCCGTTCGGACAGGGGTTCCGGTGGTAACCGGGGCCGAGGGGATTGGGCTGGAGGTAATCCGCGCCATAGCTGCCGAACGGGCAGCACCGCTTTATGTGCTTTCGGAAAGCGGCCCTTTATTTGATCTGCCGGTGCAACCTTCGCTGCAGGGCCGCTTCCAGCGCCAAAATGCCCGCCTGGCCGCGGCGGTGTTGCGCCTGCTGGGCTACGACGAGTCCACCATATCCACAGGTTTATCCACAGCCCAGCACCCAGGCCGGATGCAGCAACTCACCTATCAGGGCGTCCCGGTGGTACTCGATGGGGCCCACAATCCCCCTGCGGCCAGGGCTTTGGTAGAAGAGCTCGAGGGCTTTCACCTGGTCTTCGGGGCTTTTCCCCGCAAGGACTACCGCACCATCCTGCAAACCCTGCTACCCAAAGCCAGGAGCGTGCGCTACACCTATGCCGCCAGAGGCGCTTTGCGCGCGGAAGAACTGTTGCAGGCATACCCGGCGCCCTACTTCGACCACCCGCTCGAGGCCCTCCAACACGCTGTTCAGTCGTCTCAACAGGACGGCAGCCCGGTGCTGGTGACGGGCTCGCTGTACCTGGTAGGGGAGATGCTCCGGCTGCTGCAGGGGCGCGCTGTAGACGGTCTGCTCACCGCCGAATCGGTTTGA
- a CDS encoding VWA domain-containing protein: MIVTIDISLSMRAQDIQPSRLEAAKREAQNFVRALPDSVKVGLVSFAGYATLEVEPTTDHQRVIDQIELLQMARRTAIGDGLLESLKAIPKDENDKPLGSSTVVLLSDGRTNSGIDPLEVTPFAKDMGVVVHTIGLGRRSNPGDPDQYWGGYWMQFDEETLRAIADSTGGQYYAAESAEALREAYRNLGRVVGWKPQRTEVSGLFGLGAGLLLASSLLLSNLRRQVL, encoded by the coding sequence GTGATTGTGACCATCGACATCAGCCTCTCGATGCGGGCCCAGGATATCCAGCCGAGCCGCCTCGAGGCGGCCAAGCGCGAGGCGCAGAATTTTGTGCGGGCGCTGCCGGATAGCGTCAAAGTGGGGCTGGTGAGCTTCGCTGGCTACGCCACCCTGGAAGTGGAGCCCACCACCGATCACCAACGGGTGATAGACCAGATTGAGCTACTGCAGATGGCCCGCCGAACGGCCATTGGCGATGGTTTGCTGGAGAGCCTCAAGGCCATTCCTAAGGACGAAAACGACAAGCCCCTGGGATCTTCTACGGTGGTGCTGCTTTCAGACGGCCGAACCAACAGCGGCATAGACCCGCTCGAGGTCACCCCATTTGCCAAGGATATGGGGGTGGTGGTACACACCATCGGGCTGGGCCGTCGCAGCAACCCAGGCGACCCCGATCAGTACTGGGGTGGCTACTGGATGCAGTTCGACGAAGAAACCCTGCGGGCCATCGCCGACTCCACCGGGGGCCAGTACTACGCAGCCGAGTCGGCCGAGGCGTTGCGAGAAGCCTACCGCAACCTGGGCCGGGTGGTGGGCTGGAAGCCCCAGCGCACCGAGGTCAGCGGTTTATTTGGGCTGGGAGCCGGGCTGCTGCTGGCCTCGAGCCTGCTGTTATCCAACCTGCGCCGCCAGGTGCTGTAG
- a CDS encoding nitronate monooxygenase, which produces MQSVSTVALPRIIQGGMGVSVSNWRLAKTVSMLGQLGVVSGTAMDTVLVRRLQEGDPGGLMRRALASFPVQHWVKPVLEKYFLPEGHKGKPYLRLPMPSRLGDTASQIMHVLGGYVEVFLAKEGHSGLVGINLLTKLQLPTLGTLYGAMLAGVDYVLMGAGIPREIPEALDKLAAGETASLKIDVTGWTGAEAPRLYFDPREVLGGAQTLKRPHFLPIIASNSLATLLARKVTGTIQGFVIEGPTAGGHNAPPRGAPVFDERGQPVYGERDVVDLEQIKALGLPFWLAGGTGSPEALQEALARGAAGIQVGTLFAYSQESGFEASLKRSILEQAARGEVRVFTDPKASPTGFPFKVAEVEGTLSQPEVYQRRTRVCDLGYLREAYQTPQGKIGFRCASEPIEQYLAKGGELANTEGRKCLCNALLAAVGMGQLQKNGDRELPLVTSGDDLERIGRFVRQFGTEYSARDVVAYLLGTPAQPQAEVQPAMTHG; this is translated from the coding sequence GTGCAAAGTGTTTCTACTGTAGCCCTACCGCGCATTATCCAGGGTGGGATGGGTGTTTCTGTTTCCAACTGGCGTCTGGCTAAAACAGTTTCGATGCTGGGGCAACTGGGGGTGGTTTCTGGAACCGCCATGGATACCGTGCTGGTGCGGCGGTTGCAGGAGGGCGACCCCGGCGGGCTGATGCGCCGCGCGCTGGCTTCCTTCCCTGTGCAGCACTGGGTTAAGCCGGTGCTGGAAAAATACTTCCTGCCCGAAGGCCATAAAGGCAAGCCCTACCTGCGCCTGCCCATGCCCAGCCGGCTGGGTGATACGGCCTCGCAAATCATGCACGTGCTGGGGGGCTATGTGGAGGTGTTTCTGGCCAAGGAAGGGCATTCGGGCCTGGTGGGCATCAACCTCCTGACCAAGCTGCAACTGCCCACCCTGGGCACGCTGTATGGGGCCATGCTGGCCGGGGTGGACTACGTTTTGATGGGGGCCGGCATTCCCCGCGAGATTCCCGAAGCGCTCGATAAGCTGGCTGCCGGTGAGACCGCCTCGCTCAAAATTGACGTAACCGGCTGGACGGGCGCCGAAGCCCCCCGGCTCTACTTCGACCCACGCGAGGTGCTGGGCGGCGCGCAAACCCTCAAGCGCCCCCACTTTTTGCCCATCATCGCCTCCAACTCGCTGGCGACCCTGCTGGCCCGCAAGGTAACGGGTACCATTCAAGGCTTCGTTATCGAGGGCCCCACCGCGGGTGGGCACAACGCGCCGCCCAGGGGTGCCCCGGTTTTTGACGAGCGCGGGCAGCCGGTGTACGGCGAGCGGGACGTGGTGGATCTCGAGCAGATCAAAGCCCTGGGCCTGCCCTTCTGGCTGGCAGGGGGCACCGGCTCGCCCGAGGCCTTACAAGAAGCCCTTGCACGAGGGGCCGCTGGCATTCAGGTAGGGACGCTGTTCGCCTACAGCCAGGAGTCGGGCTTCGAGGCCAGCCTCAAACGGAGCATCCTCGAGCAGGCCGCCCGGGGGGAGGTCAGGGTCTTTACCGACCCCAAGGCCTCGCCCACCGGCTTTCCCTTCAAGGTAGCCGAAGTCGAGGGCACCCTGTCGCAACCTGAGGTATACCAGCGGCGAACGCGGGTCTGCGACCTGGGCTATCTGCGCGAGGCCTACCAGACCCCCCAAGGAAAAATTGGCTTCCGCTGCGCTTCCGAACCCATCGAGCAGTACCTGGCTAAAGGGGGTGAACTCGCCAACACCGAGGGGCGCAAGTGTCTGTGCAACGCCCTTTTGGCGGCGGTGGGGATGGGGCAGCTACAGAAAAACGGCGACCGCGAGCTACCCCTGGTAACAAGCGGCGACGACCTCGAGCGCATCGGTCGCTTTGTGCGTCAGTTTGGCACCGAGTACAGCGCACGGGATGTGGTGGCCTACTTGCTGGGCACCCCGGCTCAACCTCAAGCAGAAGTCCAGCCGGCGATGACCCATGGGTAA
- a CDS encoding uracil-DNA glycosylase produces the protein MSLEALYDQLTACRACPRLVAWREQVGREKRAAFRNNQYWAKPVPGFGDPKARILIFGLAPGAHGSNRTGRPFTGDASGDFLYPALYRAGLASQPTSSHLDDGLALEGVYITAAVRCAPPQNKPSPLELRTCASWTAQELALLPHIRVYLALGQIAHQALLEYHSLPKAHLPFRHGSEYRVGERILLSSYHVSRQNTNTGRLTAAMFDAILQRAKTLAGVR, from the coding sequence ATGAGCCTCGAGGCCCTCTACGACCAGCTTACCGCCTGCCGGGCCTGCCCCCGGCTGGTGGCCTGGCGCGAACAGGTTGGACGGGAAAAACGCGCCGCTTTTCGCAATAACCAGTACTGGGCCAAACCCGTACCGGGCTTTGGCGATCCCAAGGCCCGGATTTTGATTTTTGGCCTGGCCCCCGGCGCCCACGGCTCCAACCGCACCGGGCGGCCTTTTACCGGCGATGCCTCGGGTGATTTTCTGTACCCTGCCCTCTACCGGGCCGGCCTGGCCAGCCAGCCCACCTCGAGCCACCTGGACGATGGCCTTGCGCTCGAGGGGGTGTACATCACCGCGGCGGTGCGCTGTGCCCCACCACAAAACAAGCCCAGCCCGCTCGAACTTCGCACCTGCGCGAGCTGGACAGCTCAAGAACTGGCCCTCTTGCCCCATATCCGGGTCTACCTGGCCCTGGGCCAGATCGCCCACCAGGCCCTGCTGGAATACCACAGCCTGCCCAAGGCCCACCTCCCCTTTCGGCACGGCAGCGAGTATCGGGTAGGAGAACGGATTCTGCTCAGCTCCTACCACGTGAGCCGCCAGAACACCAACACCGGCAGGCTAACCGCGGCGATGTTCGACGCCATCTTGCAGCGGGCCAAAACGCTGGCCGGAGTCAGGTAA